TGGTTTCAGCCTCAAGGTTAAATTGATCAGATAGCCGACAAGCCCGCCGACAGCGGTGCCGATTCCCAGTGTCAGCCCGACAATTTTCCACATGGTCTCCGTACCGACCTTGCCGCTGACCCGGGTGTGGAGCCGGTCAATTTCCTCAGCGTGGCGGTGCAGGTCTGAATTGATGCCGCGAACCAGCACCTCGACATTCTCCTTGTCAGATTTCTTTTCGATTTCCCGTTCGATCTTCTCCAGCCGGTCCTGAATTTCACGGCGGTGGTTTTCCAGAATCCCTCGAAATTCCTTACGCCATGTGTCGAAGGTTCTGGCGAGCATCTCTTCGGATGCAGTCAGCCCGGGTTGATTTGAATCACTCATGCAATGTTCCCTTATGTGTTAATCAATACTTGGTTTGTCGATTTGATGATGATGTTGCCAACGACACCATCCATGAAAATGAGGCTTCCCGCCTTGTCGGTTGCGCTGATGCTTTCCATGCCCGGAGCCGCGTTCATCCTGACCACCTGTCCGGCTTTGTCGGTCAGGCGGATCTGTTCAGCGCCTTTGGTGGAGTCGATCAGAATTTCTTGTGTGCCGTTAAGTCCCCAGATGTGGACCTTTTCCCGGCCTTTGGTGGTATCGATCAGAATCTTTTGCCAGCGGGAACGGCCTTTGTCGCAGGAAAGAATGTGAATCTTTTCCTTGTCATGCCATGCCTCCAGCAGCACCTGCTGACAGCAAAGGTCCGTGAGTTGGACCCGGGCTTTCGATCCGACGATCTGTGAAGCAATATCGAGCTGGTCGCCTTTTTCGGCATCCTTGGTCCCGCGTCTGAGGGCGTTGCCGCTCTGCATTTCCGGTTTGACCTTGGCTTCCATGGTGAGGATCTGACCGGCCCGGTCGATCAGGCGCATCAATTCATCACCATCACGGTCATCGGCCAGAATGGTGTGCCCGGTTTCCGTCTTCATCAGCACCCTGAAACGCGGGCAGTAGTATTCCGGATGGCCATGGTATTTCCGGTGTTCGAGATTGTCGTGGGGATTGCTCTGGTGCTCCAGCTTGTCCTCGCAGTCATGGCAGAAGGCATTGCCGCAGGTTCGCTTGGATTCCTCCGGCTGTTCCCCGGGATTACTTCCCGCGAGCCAGACTCCGGTCCAAATCGGATATTGAACAATGCCGCCTTCAAACTCGGCCCAGACCGAAGCGCCTTCTTCAGGCACGA
The window above is part of the Desulfatibacillum aliphaticivorans DSM 15576 genome. Proteins encoded here:
- a CDS encoding phage baseplate assembly protein V, encoding MLETSDKQTEERYRNRWYGKYRAFVRDNNDPERLGRVRLEIPAVLGTGRENWSDWASPCFPYGGNDDCGMFLVPEEGASVWAEFEGGIVQYPIWTGVWLAGSNPGEQPEESKRTCGNAFCHDCEDKLEHQSNPHDNLEHRKYHGHPEYYCPRFRVLMKTETGHTILADDRDGDELMRLIDRAGQILTMEAKVKPEMQSGNALRRGTKDAEKGDQLDIASQIVGSKARVQLTDLCCQQVLLEAWHDKEKIHILSCDKGRSRWQKILIDTTKGREKVHIWGLNGTQEILIDSTKGAEQIRLTDKAGQVVRMNAAPGMESISATDKAGSLIFMDGVVGNIIIKSTNQVLINT